A window from Kovacikia minuta CCNUW1 encodes these proteins:
- a CDS encoding (2Fe-2S) ferredoxin domain-containing protein codes for MSKKDKQVSLFNLEGRFLSFLMEDGYKIKYLRLLTIEGELCIKPSKESRASVGGILTPGDWIQVWGEKTVKPATDEIKLKAYKIRIASPGESSNHLSEKNNSERKATPAKATILVCQKSDCMKRGGKAVCKALEAVLDDRNLSDQVTVRGTGCMKDCKAGPNLVVMPGKTRYSRITPGEIPAIVETHFPQDEQPKAAQLETEKQGQSQKLRVSEIYAPIRERIINRATTVTPFSLTLNPSPMLGEGFSIRLPFLLLWVKGLGNEEG; via the coding sequence ATGAGCAAAAAAGATAAACAGGTGTCGTTATTTAATCTAGAAGGACGATTCCTTTCCTTCTTGATGGAAGATGGCTACAAAATTAAGTATTTGCGTCTGTTAACGATCGAGGGTGAACTCTGTATCAAACCGTCCAAGGAATCTCGCGCTTCAGTGGGGGGAATTTTAACTCCAGGCGATTGGATTCAAGTTTGGGGTGAAAAGACCGTTAAACCAGCTACCGATGAGATCAAGCTGAAGGCATACAAAATCCGTATTGCCTCCCCTGGAGAATCTTCTAATCATTTATCCGAAAAAAATAATTCTGAAAGAAAAGCTACTCCCGCAAAAGCAACTATCCTGGTCTGCCAAAAGTCGGACTGCATGAAACGGGGTGGTAAAGCTGTTTGTAAGGCATTAGAAGCGGTACTGGACGATCGGAACCTTTCTGACCAGGTAACGGTTCGAGGTACAGGCTGCATGAAAGATTGCAAAGCGGGTCCAAATCTTGTTGTGATGCCAGGTAAAACCCGTTATAGCCGGATTACACCTGGAGAAATTCCAGCGATCGTCGAAACGCACTTTCCCCAGGATGAACAGCCAAAAGCGGCTCAATTGGAAACTGAAAAACAAGGGCAATCTCAGAAACTAAGGGTTTCCGAAATCTATGCTCCAATCAGGGAAAGGATAATTAACCGGGCAACTACTGTAACTCCATTTTCCCTCACCCTAAATCCCTCGCCCATGTTGGGCGAGGGATTTTCGATCCGGCTCCCCTTTCTCCTTTTATGGGTGAAGGGGTTGGGAAATGAGGAGGGCTGA
- a CDS encoding Asr1405/Asl0597 family protein yields MAGRLTRDSRIFIFPCNCSAEGLLEVEVNTPLAALQVRSVIQQLTASRSELIDWLEDCWRA; encoded by the coding sequence ATCGCTGGCAGGCTTACCAGAGACTCCAGGATCTTCATATTTCCCTGCAATTGTTCAGCAGAAGGGCTGTTAGAAGTTGAGGTGAATACCCCCCTGGCTGCACTTCAGGTTAGAAGTGTTATCCAGCAACTAACGGCTTCCCGATCGGAGTTAATTGATTGGCTTGAGGATTGCTGGCGAGCCTGA
- a CDS encoding DUF1824 family protein, producing MPALDSDHLTLETAEKILRRFICLDSGLDSPIPERSLIQQALLLVANHSDYQIFGICADTISQAETALTAYLNALDYEDRPEISPLDGPVYVKYNPKKGKSLVEPYTGQHRGILVSCQSAYDGDVNETFGHLPLDLFE from the coding sequence ATGCCAGCCCTCGATTCTGATCATCTTACGCTTGAAACTGCTGAAAAAATTTTGAGACGCTTTATCTGCCTCGATTCAGGCTTGGATTCCCCAATTCCAGAGCGTTCTTTGATCCAGCAAGCACTCTTGTTGGTTGCCAACCACTCCGATTACCAGATCTTCGGCATTTGCGCCGATACGATTTCCCAGGCAGAAACCGCTTTAACTGCCTACTTAAACGCCCTGGATTATGAAGATAGACCAGAGATTTCACCCCTAGACGGTCCCGTCTATGTCAAATATAATCCGAAGAAAGGAAAATCCTTGGTGGAACCTTACACGGGTCAACACCGTGGCATTCTGGTTTCCTGTCAATCGGCATACGACGGAGACGTGAATGAAACATTTGGGCATTTGCCGTTAGATTTGTTTGAGTGA
- a CDS encoding ATP-dependent helicase, translating into MSSPPFSLDQLQATLRPGQREIADWQGGPLAVAAVPGSGKSTGMAVAAAIAIARHQLNNRRQLIVVTFTRSAAANIKAKIRGYLRQLSLPPGGFTVQTLHGLAWAIARAHPELSGLNQDSVLVTLNQSHRLIRTCVEQWISANSRHYQRLIEGRQFDGEETERLRRQTVLRTELLPALASTVIHEAKSSGLLPADLRRQSQEMSDPYAVLAIAAGLYEFYQTQLQFRNLIDYDEMILGALRVLEDPAVRQYWQNQVFAVFEDEAQDSSPLQTRLLEILAVDPTVPNQQNLVRVGDPNQAINSTFTPADPIYFREFCEVCRNQNCLASMTQAGRSTRPIIDAANFVLRWVNGVYGGQKAEGRGQMADGEDGENAIQNSKFKIQNFSSSPIPHPSSLPETPFSSQMIHPVSAGDPQPDANPIAEGRGLELYTPEDVYQTVEWIGQRAIALFQKNPQGSAAVLVRTNEQGRFVARELYRWHLDTLPVYEVGQRDRQSHVPAELLTLLQFCDRPHSPDYLKAALTTLVGRKLIPTQDLNALVSFPEQFLYPGPLDPPQSDLVAQARHYCTSLLRARLELPPRQLIPFLALTLDYDQTELATADKLAERVAQQALGENTLPAILSILAEIVTAEQFEPVEAEDGEERYTRPGQLTVITMHKAKGLDWDYVFVPFLHENMIPGTQWIPPQMQFLGDFTLAEVARAQIRAYLHNQFPLPDIETAWERAKTLKTAEEFRLLYVAMTRAKRLLWMSAAAKAPFTWNKPENLDERNPCPVFPALQAQFPDSICL; encoded by the coding sequence ATGTCCTCCCCTCCCTTCTCACTCGATCAACTTCAAGCCACGTTGCGTCCAGGGCAGCGAGAAATTGCCGACTGGCAGGGGGGTCCCTTAGCAGTAGCCGCGGTGCCAGGGTCAGGGAAGTCTACGGGAATGGCGGTGGCAGCGGCGATCGCGATTGCTCGACATCAGCTGAACAACCGTCGCCAATTAATAGTGGTGACGTTTACCCGATCGGCAGCAGCAAATATCAAAGCTAAAATTCGGGGATATTTGAGGCAGTTGTCCCTGCCACCGGGGGGCTTTACGGTCCAAACGCTGCACGGGCTGGCATGGGCGATCGCCCGTGCCCATCCGGAGTTGTCGGGTTTAAACCAGGACAGTGTGCTGGTGACCCTTAACCAGAGCCATCGCCTGATTCGCACCTGCGTCGAGCAGTGGATTTCGGCAAACTCCCGCCACTATCAGAGATTGATTGAAGGACGCCAGTTTGATGGCGAGGAAACAGAACGGTTGCGCCGCCAGACCGTATTAAGAACTGAACTATTGCCTGCCCTAGCATCGACTGTCATTCATGAGGCAAAAAGTTCCGGGTTATTACCAGCGGATCTGCGTCGGCAAAGTCAGGAAATGTCCGATCCCTATGCGGTATTGGCGATCGCAGCTGGATTGTACGAGTTTTACCAGACCCAACTCCAATTCCGAAATCTGATCGATTATGACGAGATGATTCTCGGTGCGTTGCGTGTGCTGGAAGACCCGGCGGTGCGCCAGTACTGGCAGAACCAGGTGTTTGCCGTGTTTGAAGATGAGGCGCAGGACTCCAGCCCATTGCAAACCCGGCTCCTGGAAATCCTGGCGGTTGATCCCACTGTTCCCAATCAACAAAATCTGGTCCGAGTCGGAGATCCGAATCAGGCAATTAACTCCACCTTTACTCCAGCAGACCCGATTTATTTTCGAGAGTTCTGTGAAGTGTGTCGAAACCAGAACTGCTTAGCCAGCATGACCCAGGCGGGACGCAGTACTCGCCCGATCATTGATGCGGCAAACTTTGTGCTTCGGTGGGTCAATGGGGTGTACGGAGGGCAGAAGGCAGAAGGCAGAGGGCAGATGGCAGATGGGGAGGATGGGGAGAATGCAATTCAAAATTCAAAATTCAAAATTCAAAATTTTTCCTCATCCCCCATCCCCCATCCCTCATCCCTTCCAGAAACGCCCTTCAGTTCCCAGATGATTCATCCGGTATCTGCGGGAGATCCGCAACCGGATGCAAACCCGATCGCCGAGGGGCGGGGATTGGAACTGTATACGCCAGAGGATGTTTACCAGACGGTAGAATGGATCGGGCAGCGAGCAATTGCCCTGTTTCAGAAAAATCCGCAGGGATCGGCTGCCGTGCTGGTGCGAACCAATGAACAGGGCAGATTCGTTGCCAGGGAATTGTATCGCTGGCACCTGGACACACTGCCTGTGTATGAGGTGGGGCAGCGCGATCGGCAATCCCATGTGCCTGCCGAGTTGCTGACCCTGCTTCAGTTTTGCGATCGTCCCCACTCGCCTGACTACCTGAAGGCTGCACTCACAACCCTGGTCGGGCGCAAGCTCATTCCCACCCAGGATTTGAATGCCCTGGTCAGCTTTCCAGAGCAATTCCTCTACCCCGGACCGCTTGACCCACCCCAATCTGATCTCGTTGCCCAGGCGCGGCACTACTGCACCAGCCTCCTGCGTGCCCGCCTGGAATTGCCTCCTCGCCAATTGATTCCGTTTCTTGCCCTTACCCTGGACTACGACCAGACGGAATTGGCAACGGCTGATAAGTTGGCAGAGCGAGTTGCCCAGCAGGCTTTAGGAGAGAATACCCTGCCTGCCATTCTGAGTATACTGGCTGAAATTGTTACGGCTGAGCAGTTTGAACCCGTTGAGGCGGAGGACGGCGAAGAACGCTATACCCGTCCTGGGCAACTGACGGTGATTACCATGCACAAAGCCAAGGGCTTGGATTGGGATTATGTCTTCGTTCCCTTCCTGCACGAAAATATGATTCCGGGAACCCAGTGGATTCCGCCCCAGATGCAATTTTTGGGAGACTTTACCCTGGCGGAAGTTGCCCGTGCCCAGATTCGCGCTTACCTGCACAACCAGTTCCCGTTACCCGATATCGAAACAGCCTGGGAACGGGCAAAAACCCTAAAAACAGCGGAAGAATTTCGCCTGCTCTATGTCGCCATGACACGAGCCAAACGATTGCTCTGGATGTCTGCGGCAGCAAAAGCACCCTTCACCTGGAATAAACCTGAAAACCTGGATGAACGCAATCCCTGTCCAGTTTTTCCAGCCTTGCAAGCACAGTTTCCAGATTCTATCTGTCTCTAA
- a CDS encoding S-adenosylmethionine decarboxylase family protein: MIRSHHFSAILSTTETIAHYTAPALLELLQTAVQEAGLTSVAKAAATFEPQGVSTVLILEESHVALHVWTESCKIAVDIHVCDYHQNNLLKAEKLAELLALRLTGRCDRSQWSYLSAKG, encoded by the coding sequence GTGATTCGATCGCACCACTTTTCAGCCATCCTGAGCACAACGGAAACGATTGCTCACTATACCGCTCCAGCCTTGTTGGAACTATTACAGACTGCGGTTCAGGAGGCGGGTTTAACTTCAGTTGCCAAGGCAGCGGCAACTTTTGAGCCGCAGGGCGTTTCAACCGTGCTGATTCTGGAAGAATCCCATGTGGCGCTGCACGTCTGGACTGAGAGTTGCAAAATAGCGGTCGATATCCATGTCTGCGATTACCACCAAAACAATCTTCTCAAGGCAGAGAAGCTGGCCGAACTACTCGCGTTAAGGCTCACGGGCAGGTGCGATCGCAGCCAGTGGAGCTACCTATCTGCTAAGGGCTAA
- a CDS encoding pyridoxine 5'-phosphate synthase, which translates to MHRNQAGEMNLPTLGVNIDHIATIRQARRTVEPDPVAAAVLAELAGADGITVHLREDRRHIQDRDVRLLRQTVRTHLNLEMAATDEMVAIALEIKPDYVTLVPERREEVTTEGGLDIVSQADRIAEVVDTLQEAGIPVSLFIDADPQQIETSAEVKAKFIELHTGQYAEAKDEASREKELKILAEGCGLAIAAGLRVNAGHGLTYWNVHPVACLPGMEELNIGHTIISRAVLIGLERAVREMKQAMKGEL; encoded by the coding sequence ATGCACAGAAACCAAGCAGGAGAAATGAATTTGCCCACACTCGGCGTTAATATTGACCACATTGCCACCATCCGACAGGCAAGACGCACGGTTGAACCCGACCCGGTGGCGGCGGCTGTGCTGGCAGAATTAGCAGGCGCAGATGGGATTACAGTTCACCTGCGGGAAGATCGCAGGCATATCCAGGATCGGGATGTGCGCTTACTGCGACAAACGGTGCGAACGCATCTGAATTTGGAGATGGCGGCGACGGATGAAATGGTTGCGATCGCCCTTGAGATCAAACCCGATTACGTTACCCTGGTGCCCGAACGGCGGGAAGAAGTGACTACAGAAGGGGGGTTGGATATTGTCAGCCAAGCCGATCGGATTGCTGAAGTGGTCGATACCCTTCAGGAGGCTGGAATTCCCGTCAGTCTGTTTATCGATGCCGATCCCCAACAGATTGAAACCTCCGCAGAAGTGAAAGCCAAATTTATTGAACTGCACACCGGACAGTATGCCGAGGCAAAAGATGAAGCCAGTCGGGAAAAGGAGCTAAAAATCCTGGCAGAGGGATGTGGGTTGGCGATCGCTGCCGGGCTGCGTGTCAATGCGGGACATGGGTTGACCTACTGGAACGTTCATCCCGTCGCGTGTTTGCCGGGAATGGAAGAACTCAACATTGGTCACACCATTATTAGCCGCGCCGTTTTGATTGGATTGGAACGTGCTGTGCGGGAGATGAAACAGGCGATGAAGGGAGAGTTATGA
- a CDS encoding MgPME-cyclase complex family protein, with translation MQTYYYVLASQHFLTVEEPLEEVLKERTRYYHEQEKEIDFWLINQPAFLEAPELAAVKAKCPQPASAIVSTNSQFITWLKLRLEHVATGEFQAPSDTIPQPLASLATAS, from the coding sequence ATGCAAACCTACTACTACGTCCTTGCTAGCCAACACTTCCTGACGGTAGAAGAACCGTTAGAGGAAGTCCTTAAAGAACGCACACGTTATTACCACGAGCAGGAAAAAGAAATTGATTTTTGGCTGATCAACCAACCCGCTTTTTTGGAAGCACCCGAACTGGCAGCGGTTAAGGCAAAGTGTCCCCAGCCAGCCAGCGCGATCGTTTCAACCAATTCTCAATTTATCACCTGGCTCAAGCTACGCCTGGAACATGTTGCCACAGGCGAATTTCAAGCCCCTTCAGATACAATTCCCCAGCCCCTTGCCTCCCTCGCAACGGCATCTTGA